GTGGTCGTTTGTCATCGGCCACATTTTTTCCGGGGTGTACACGGTGCTGTTTGCCTTCTTCGCCTATCACTATGTATTTGCCGGGCAGTTGGACGAGAATTTCGCACATCTCACCGGCTCGTCCGATTACTTGTCATACGCCATCCTCGGCGGGGCTTTTTATGCGTTTGCCGTCTCGACCTTGATGAATGTCAGCCGCTCACTCATTACGGAGCTACGGGAAGGGACCTTGGAGGCGGTTTTGCTCACTCCTTCCTTGCGCAGGGGGTATTTTTTAGGGAATGTCGCTCAACAGCTCATGCGTACCTTGTTTGAATTTTCGGTGATCGTACTTGTAGGGGCGTTGTTTGGGCTGACCCTTTCTCATACAAACGTATGGAGCGCCATCCTTGTCTGGATATTGTCTACAGGGGCTTTCTTTTGTCAGGCGCTCGTATTGGGCAGCCTCATGCTTTGGTTCCGCGATACGTACATCACACAAAACACGTTGTTTGCCGTGATGGCCTTTGTCAGTGGGGTAACGTTCCCGATTCCGTATTTGCCTGAATGGGTGCAACCACTCGGTCTCATCATGCCGCTCGCGCCTGCGCTGGATGCTTTTCGGCAATGCGTGATTCAAGGGGCGCCGCTGCATGCTGTTTCCCCACAGCTGTTTCATATGGCAGTCCTGTCCCTCGTCTATCTCGTCATTGGGGTGTGGGGCATTCGTCGGATGGAAAAACGCGTCATGGAATCAATTTTTGGATAACGAGGAGGTCAACCATCATGCTACTTGCAGAAAATGTACGCAAGGTATACCGAGTGAAGGAGAAAAAGGGCTGGTTTCGCCAGCAATGGACAGAGGTCGAGGCAGTTGCTGATCTGTCTTTTCGCATGGTACCCGGCAAAATTATTGGATTGTTAGGCATTAATGGTGCAGGAAAAACAACAACGATCAAGATGTGCTCCACACTACTCACCCCGACCAGCGGCAAGATCACGGTAGACGGCTATGACGCGGTAAAGGACGATCGTTTCGTCAAGGCCAAGGTCAATATGATCGCAGGGGGCGAGCGCATGCTGTACTGGCGGCTGACCGGGCGGGAAAACCTGCAATATTTCGGCAGTCTATACGGTTTGCAAGGGCAGGCCTTGCGCGATCGG
The window above is part of the Brevibacillus antibioticus genome. Proteins encoded here:
- a CDS encoding ABC transporter permease, with translation MFHVAKATFIRNTLVMIRAYPWSFVIGHIFSGVYTVLFAFFAYHYVFAGQLDENFAHLTGSSDYLSYAILGGAFYAFAVSTLMNVSRSLITELREGTLEAVLLTPSLRRGYFLGNVAQQLMRTLFEFSVIVLVGALFGLTLSHTNVWSAILVWILSTGAFFCQALVLGSLMLWFRDTYITQNTLFAVMAFVSGVTFPIPYLPEWVQPLGLIMPLAPALDAFRQCVIQGAPLHAVSPQLFHMAVLSLVYLVIGVWGIRRMEKRVMESIFG